In the Pseudomonas orientalis genome, one interval contains:
- a CDS encoding MalY/PatB family protein yields MSFDFDTIHPRLGTGSTKWNRYPQDVLPMWIADMDIAAPPAVLEALHARLDQQVLGYSVAGPDVREAIIADLWAKYAWRVEPDELLFLPGVEPGFNMALHAFVQPGQPVVLQTPNYRPIRLAPGHWNLPRIEVPFERVDGHYRTPLAAMRDALSGAGALLLSNPHNPIGKVFPREELLAIAQACMENGTLIISDEIHAELCFDGRRHIPTASLGPEIAQRTITLMSASKAYNVAGLKTCFAVIQNAAIRERFNQARCGMVDSVSPLGLEATRAAYSECGDWLQALVHYLQANRDYLLNAVQTRLPGVVMHAPEGTFLAWLDCSALGLEDPQQFFLEQAKVGLSAGIEFGDDSQQFVRLNFGCPRAMLEEGLQRMERSLKNR; encoded by the coding sequence ATGAGCTTTGATTTCGACACGATCCACCCACGCCTCGGCACCGGCAGCACCAAGTGGAACCGCTACCCGCAAGACGTGTTGCCGATGTGGATCGCCGACATGGACATCGCCGCCCCGCCCGCCGTGCTTGAGGCCCTGCATGCGCGGCTCGACCAGCAGGTGCTTGGCTACAGCGTCGCCGGCCCGGATGTGCGCGAGGCGATCATCGCCGACCTGTGGGCCAAGTACGCCTGGCGGGTGGAACCGGATGAGCTGTTGTTCCTGCCTGGCGTCGAGCCGGGTTTCAATATGGCGTTGCACGCGTTCGTCCAGCCGGGCCAGCCGGTGGTGCTGCAAACGCCTAACTATCGGCCGATTCGCCTCGCGCCAGGCCACTGGAACCTGCCGCGCATCGAAGTGCCGTTCGAGCGGGTTGATGGCCATTACCGCACGCCGCTGGCGGCCATGCGCGATGCCTTGAGCGGTGCCGGGGCGCTGCTGCTGAGCAACCCGCACAACCCGATCGGCAAGGTCTTTCCCCGCGAGGAGCTGTTGGCGATCGCGCAGGCGTGCATGGAAAACGGCACGCTGATCATCTCCGATGAAATTCATGCCGAGCTGTGCTTTGACGGCCGTCGCCATATTCCCACCGCCAGCCTCGGCCCCGAGATTGCGCAGCGCACCATCACACTGATGTCGGCCAGCAAGGCCTATAACGTCGCCGGCCTGAAGACCTGTTTCGCGGTGATCCAGAATGCCGCGATTCGCGAGCGTTTCAATCAGGCCCGTTGCGGCATGGTCGACAGTGTCAGCCCCCTGGGCCTGGAAGCCACCCGCGCCGCCTACAGCGAATGCGGCGACTGGCTCCAAGCGCTGGTGCACTACCTGCAAGCCAACCGCGACTATCTGCTCAATGCCGTGCAAACCCGCCTGCCCGGCGTGGTGATGCATGCGCCAGAGGGAACCTTCCTGGCCTGGCTCGATTGCAGCGCCCTGGGCCTGGAGGATCCGCAGCAATTTTTCCTGGAGCAGGCCAAGGTTGGGTTGAGTGCCGGGATCGAGTTTGGCGATGACAGCCAACAGTTCGTGCGCCTGAACTTCGGCTGCCCACGGGCGATGCTGGAAGAAGGTCTGCAACGGATGGAGCGCAGCTTGAAAAACCGCTGA
- a CDS encoding TOBE domain-containing protein, whose protein sequence is MTIKAINVRNQFKGTIKEILLGEVVSEIDVQTASGIVTSVITTRSVRDLELKVGSEVIAFVKSTEVSIAKL, encoded by the coding sequence ATGACCATTAAAGCGATCAACGTGCGCAACCAGTTCAAAGGCACGATCAAGGAAATCCTGCTGGGTGAAGTGGTGTCGGAAATCGACGTGCAAACCGCATCCGGCATTGTCACTTCGGTCATCACCACCCGCTCGGTACGTGACCTGGAGTTGAAAGTGGGCAGTGAAGTGATTGCCTTCGTGAAGTCCACTGAAGTATCCATCGCAAAACTTTAA
- a CDS encoding FecR domain-containing protein: MNRDVARAAAQWLALLESGAATERDHAALQHWRDSHPQHEQTWQSAQALRQRFSDLPQALAMASLDRAQPGRRAVLKRALGVAALLPTAWLLSRQLPIETWRADLHTATGERTRMALADGASVQLNTATAVDLDPAQRRITLVEGELALNVPAATAMSVQTRYGELTVSQAQVCVRQLDAGCLVSVLKGSVRVRDLDGRTATLQQRQQAPLKSNGLGAWMAFDALQLGWRDGVLTAQNQLLGDFLRELARYRPGVLRWDPRLETLRVTGSFRLDDTDRILDLLASSLRLRVQARTRYWVMLS, translated from the coding sequence GTGAACCGCGACGTTGCCCGCGCCGCCGCCCAGTGGCTGGCGCTGCTGGAGTCAGGCGCGGCCACCGAACGCGATCACGCGGCGCTGCAGCACTGGCGTGACAGCCATCCGCAGCACGAACAGACCTGGCAAAGCGCGCAGGCCCTGCGCCAGCGTTTCAGCGACTTGCCCCAGGCCCTGGCGATGGCCAGCCTTGATCGTGCGCAACCCGGACGGCGCGCAGTGCTCAAGCGCGCGCTGGGCGTTGCGGCTTTGTTGCCGACGGCCTGGCTGCTCAGCCGGCAATTGCCCATCGAGACCTGGCGCGCCGACCTGCACACGGCCACGGGGGAACGCACGCGCATGGCATTGGCTGACGGCGCCAGCGTGCAACTCAATACCGCGACGGCGGTTGACCTGGACCCGGCGCAGCGGCGGATCACCCTGGTCGAGGGTGAGCTGGCGTTGAATGTACCTGCCGCGACGGCGATGAGCGTACAGACGCGTTACGGCGAGCTGACGGTCAGCCAGGCGCAAGTGTGTGTTCGGCAACTGGACGCCGGTTGTCTGGTGTCGGTGCTCAAGGGTTCAGTCCGGGTACGCGACCTGGACGGGCGAACGGCAACCTTGCAACAAAGGCAGCAAGCGCCGTTGAAAAGCAACGGGCTCGGCGCCTGGATGGCGTTCGATGCGCTGCAACTGGGCTGGCGCGACGGCGTACTGACCGCGCAGAACCAGTTGTTGGGGGATTTCCTGCGTGAGTTGGCGCGTTACCGGCCGGGCGTGCTGCGCTGGGACCCGCGCCTGGAAACGTTGCGGGTCACCGGCAGTTTTCGCCTGGACGACACCGATCGCATCCTCGACCTGCTGGCCTCCAGCCTGAGGTTGCGCGTACAGGCGCGGACACGCTATTGGGTCATGCTTTCTTGA
- a CDS encoding sigma-70 family RNA polymerase sigma factor has product MNDAVVPTHAPELTVSSLYRDHHSWLESWLRRRLGNAWDAADLSQDTFLRVLASAQPIGQMQEPRAYLVTVGKRLLVNFHQRRSLEQAYLNALASLPQACVPSPEQRWLLLETLHALDDLLDGLPAHVRRAFLWSQLEGLGYREIAARLDVCERTVKRYMAQAYEHCLLVNL; this is encoded by the coding sequence ATGAATGATGCTGTTGTACCGACCCACGCCCCCGAGCTGACCGTGTCGAGCCTGTACCGCGACCATCACAGCTGGCTGGAAAGCTGGCTGCGCAGGCGTTTGGGCAACGCCTGGGATGCTGCGGACCTGAGTCAGGATACGTTTCTGCGCGTGCTTGCCAGCGCGCAGCCGATCGGGCAGATGCAGGAGCCGCGGGCGTATCTGGTGACGGTCGGCAAGCGCCTGCTGGTGAATTTCCATCAACGGCGCAGCCTCGAGCAGGCTTACCTGAATGCCTTGGCAAGCCTGCCGCAGGCCTGCGTGCCTTCGCCGGAGCAACGCTGGTTGTTGCTGGAAACCTTGCACGCCCTCGACGACCTGCTTGATGGTTTACCGGCGCACGTGCGCCGCGCCTTTCTGTGGAGCCAGCTGGAAGGCCTGGGCTATCGGGAGATCGCCGCACGCCTCGACGTTTGCGAGCGCACGGTAAAGCGCTACATGGCCCAGGCCTACGAACACTGCCTGCTGGTGAACCTGTGA
- a CDS encoding ribonucleotide-diphosphate reductase subunit beta, which yields MLSWDEVDNEDGVAAVVKGANAGHATEANMDRLDGAGAAAAIEARAVTANDSAAIARAKAELDKLDVAEGLAELEGASARVAVDEKRMINCRADLNQLVPFKYDWAWQKYLDGCANHWMPQEVNMTADIALWKNPEGLTDDERRIVMRNLGFFSTADSLVANNLVLAVYRLITNPECRQYILRQAFEEAIHTHAYQYCIESLAMDEGEIFNMYHEIPSVAKKAAWGLKYTRSISDPKFETGTVDTDKELLRNLVAYYCVLEGIFFYCGFTQILSMGRRNKMTGVAEQFQYILRDESMHLNFGIDVINQIKIENPHLWDAGMKEEATQMILQGTQLEIEYARDTMPRGVLGMNAAMMEDYLKFIANRRLSQIGLKEEYPGTTNPFPWMSEIMDLKKEKNFFETRVIEYQTGGALSWD from the coding sequence ATGCTGAGTTGGGATGAAGTCGACAACGAAGACGGCGTTGCAGCGGTAGTAAAAGGCGCCAACGCCGGCCACGCCACCGAAGCCAACATGGACCGCCTCGACGGTGCCGGCGCTGCCGCCGCCATCGAAGCCCGCGCCGTTACCGCCAATGACTCCGCCGCCATCGCGCGCGCCAAGGCCGAGCTGGACAAACTTGACGTCGCCGAAGGCCTCGCCGAACTCGAAGGCGCCTCCGCCCGCGTCGCCGTTGACGAAAAGCGCATGATCAACTGCCGCGCCGACCTCAACCAACTCGTGCCCTTCAAGTACGACTGGGCCTGGCAGAAATACCTCGACGGCTGCGCCAACCACTGGATGCCGCAAGAGGTCAACATGACCGCCGACATCGCCCTGTGGAAAAACCCCGAAGGCCTGACCGACGACGAACGTCGCATCGTCATGCGCAACCTCGGCTTCTTCTCCACCGCCGACTCCCTGGTCGCCAACAACCTGGTGCTGGCCGTGTACCGCCTGATCACCAACCCCGAATGCCGCCAGTACATCCTGCGCCAGGCCTTCGAAGAAGCGATCCACACCCACGCCTACCAGTACTGCATCGAATCGTTGGCCATGGATGAAGGCGAGATCTTCAACATGTACCACGAGATTCCGTCGGTGGCTAAAAAAGCCGCCTGGGGTTTGAAGTACACCCGCTCGATCTCCGATCCGAAGTTCGAAACCGGCACCGTCGACACCGACAAAGAGCTGCTGCGCAACCTGGTCGCCTACTACTGCGTGCTGGAAGGCATCTTCTTCTACTGCGGCTTCACCCAGATATTGTCCATGGGCCGCCGCAACAAAATGACCGGCGTGGCCGAGCAGTTCCAGTACATCCTGCGCGATGAGTCGATGCACCTGAACTTCGGGATCGATGTGATCAACCAGATCAAGATCGAAAACCCGCACTTGTGGGATGCCGGGATGAAGGAGGAAGCGACCCAGATGATTCTGCAGGGGACGCAACTGGAGATTGAATATGCTCGCGACACCATGCCGCGTGGGGTGCTAGGGATGAATGCGGCGATGATGGAGGATTACCTGAAGTTTATTGCTAACCGTCGTCTGTCGCAGATTGGGTTGAAGGAAGAGTATCCAGGGACGACCAACCCGTTCCCGTGGATGAGCGAGATTATGGATTTGAAGAAAGAGAAGAATTTCTTCGAAACCCGTGTGATCGAGTACCAGACTGGTGGTGCGCTGAGCTGGGATTGA
- a CDS encoding DUF1289 domain-containing protein, whose translation MPNQTIKTPCIGLCSTVYGDLVCRGCKRYHHEVIQWNGYSAEEKHAVWLRLEQLLVQVMSSKLEVFDPQRLRQQLEDRKIRFMPQQSPYCWAYQLIARGARVMSKLDAYGLALLPEFRERPLTDLRDAIDREFFLLSEAHYERYIAPVFLREAFGPALIATL comes from the coding sequence ATGCCCAATCAAACCATCAAAACGCCCTGCATAGGCCTGTGCTCCACCGTCTACGGTGACCTGGTCTGCCGGGGCTGCAAGCGTTATCACCATGAAGTGATCCAGTGGAACGGCTACAGCGCTGAGGAAAAGCACGCGGTATGGCTGCGCCTGGAGCAGTTGCTGGTGCAGGTCATGAGCAGCAAGCTTGAAGTCTTCGACCCGCAACGCCTGCGCCAGCAACTGGAAGACCGCAAGATTCGCTTCATGCCGCAACAGTCACCGTACTGCTGGGCGTACCAGCTGATTGCGCGGGGCGCTCGAGTGATGTCGAAACTGGACGCCTATGGGCTTGCGTTGCTGCCGGAATTCCGTGAGCGCCCGCTCACGGACCTGCGCGATGCGATTGACCGCGAGTTTTTCCTGCTGTCCGAGGCCCATTACGAGCGCTACATCGCCCCGGTTTTTCTGCGAGAAGCCTTCGGCCCAGCCCTGATCGCCACGCTCTGA
- a CDS encoding class I SAM-dependent methyltransferase has protein sequence MTPDALATLHAHLLTALASPPTETRRLFHGRGRCWPGLEQLTVDWLQGVVLVALFKETEHLQALKQQLLQIDWVRFGAHTVALQHRYLPQSTTEWLLGDAVDELTITEGGLRYLIDLGKKQNSGLFLDMRYGRNWVREQARGQRVLNLFAYTCGFSVAAIEGGAEHVVNLDMARGALSRGRDNHRLNGHDLSKVSFLGHDLFKSWAKVTNGGPYDLVIIDPPSFQKGSFLLTKDYQRVLRRLPDLLTAQGTVLACMNDPAFGEDFLIDGVTREAPGLRFIERLENPPEFPDIDPQSGLKALVFGQG, from the coding sequence ATGACCCCAGACGCACTCGCTACCCTCCACGCCCACCTGCTCACCGCCCTGGCCAGCCCGCCCACTGAAACCCGGCGTTTGTTCCACGGCCGTGGCCGCTGCTGGCCGGGCCTGGAGCAACTGACGGTGGACTGGCTGCAAGGCGTGGTGCTGGTAGCGCTGTTCAAGGAAACCGAGCATCTGCAGGCCTTGAAGCAGCAGTTATTGCAGATCGACTGGGTCCGCTTCGGCGCCCATACCGTAGCGCTGCAACACCGCTACCTGCCGCAAAGCACCACCGAGTGGCTGCTCGGTGACGCCGTCGACGAGCTGACCATCACCGAAGGCGGCCTGCGTTACCTGATCGACCTGGGTAAAAAGCAGAACAGCGGCCTGTTTCTCGACATGCGCTACGGCCGCAACTGGGTGCGCGAGCAGGCCAGGGGCCAGCGTGTGCTTAACCTGTTTGCCTACACCTGCGGGTTTTCCGTCGCCGCTATCGAAGGCGGCGCCGAGCATGTAGTGAACCTGGACATGGCCCGTGGCGCCCTGAGCCGTGGCCGCGACAACCATCGCCTCAACGGTCACGACTTGAGCAAGGTGAGCTTTCTGGGCCACGACCTGTTCAAGTCCTGGGCCAAGGTCACTAATGGCGGTCCCTATGACCTGGTGATCATCGACCCGCCCTCCTTCCAGAAAGGCAGCTTCCTGCTGACCAAGGACTATCAGCGCGTGTTGCGTCGTCTGCCGGATCTGCTCACAGCCCAGGGCACGGTGCTGGCATGCATGAACGATCCGGCCTTCGGCGAAGACTTCCTGATCGACGGCGTCACCCGCGAGGCACCGGGCCTGCGCTTTATCGAACGCTTGGAAAACCCGCCGGAATTTCCGGATATCGACCCGCAAAGTGGCTTGAAGGCCCTCGTGTTTGGCCAGGGCTGA